One genomic window of Helicobacter canis includes the following:
- the infB gene encoding translation initiation factor IF-2 codes for MSDKVKIIDIAADIARTPKEVFEKAKELGLDVKNTTSSVDVKTAEILAEFVTTGVNKMPPPPKPKAAKSSTKATKTTKTATKTTKTDKPAAKKSPKPKESPDTPNDVKEIKSSKKSPPTQATTEQNAPQESKQEVEFKKDSTLAQRNIGIRIVKKTASPATSQDTSSKKSQTYAPSIQELMGQDQDIDEPIRARKSKKPPKKAAVAHRGNEQKIELLDRDFGTHRSDYDEEQDEIMLFDFSEREIVDEDKENQERQAITDRVKIQRKNPWLNEHRSISRSRRKKPQRQQVDTSKVAQSAITIPEEIRVYEFAESAGRPLTEVIKVLFGLGLMVTKNDFLDKDAIEILAEEFQISISIQAQEQEVQEIVLDEKDLAERPPVVTIMGHVDHGKTSLLDRIRESRVASGEAGGITQHIGAYMVEKNGKFISFIDTPGHEAFSEMRSRGAQVTDIAIIVIAADDGVKQQTIEALNHAKAANVQIIIAMNKMDKESANPDKLKSECAELGFVPNDWGGEYEFIPISAKSGDGIDVLLETILLHAEVLELKACPKTSAQGVVLEGSMQKGRGPVATIIIKQGTLKVGDPIYAGTAYGRVRSMVDDMGREVKELTPSSVASIAGLSEVPSAGSMLYVVESDSQAREKAQKLATYLRQKELSKSTKVSFDELSEMVAQGQLKNIPLIIKADTQGSLEAITQSLQKLSNNEVKVSVVGSGVGGISESDVALAAASANSMILGFGLRPTGIVKTKAKESGVEIKTYSVIYDVIDDVKALISGLMSPLIQEEDTGQAEVRDIFTIAKVGTIAGCMVTDGKILRGVKIRLIRDGVVIHTGSVASLKRFKDDAKEVAKGYECGIMLENYNDVRVGDVFESFIEVQKAQTI; via the coding sequence ATGAGTGATAAGGTAAAGATTATAGATATTGCAGCAGATATTGCAAGGACACCTAAGGAAGTCTTTGAGAAGGCTAAGGAGCTTGGGCTTGATGTCAAAAACACGACTAGCTCAGTCGATGTGAAAACCGCAGAGATTCTTGCAGAGTTTGTTACAACAGGTGTCAATAAAATGCCCCCTCCACCCAAGCCCAAAGCAGCAAAATCTAGCACTAAAGCCACCAAAACTACAAAGACTGCTACCAAAACCACCAAGACAGATAAGCCAGCAGCCAAGAAAAGCCCCAAGCCCAAAGAATCTCCCGATACGCCTAATGATGTCAAAGAAATCAAATCATCTAAAAAATCCCCACCTACACAAGCCACCACAGAGCAAAATGCCCCACAAGAGTCAAAGCAAGAAGTAGAGTTTAAAAAGGATTCTACCCTTGCCCAGCGCAACATTGGTATCCGCATTGTGAAAAAGACCGCTAGCCCAGCCACCAGCCAAGATACATCAAGCAAGAAGTCTCAGACCTATGCCCCCTCTATCCAAGAGCTTATGGGGCAAGATCAAGACATAGATGAGCCAATTAGAGCTAGGAAGTCTAAAAAGCCTCCCAAAAAAGCCGCGGTAGCACACAGGGGCAATGAGCAGAAAATCGAGCTGCTTGATAGAGACTTTGGCACGCATAGAAGCGATTATGATGAAGAGCAAGATGAAATTATGCTTTTTGATTTTAGTGAGCGTGAGATTGTCGATGAAGATAAGGAAAACCAAGAGCGTCAAGCTATCACAGATCGTGTAAAAATCCAGCGCAAAAATCCGTGGCTAAATGAGCATCGCTCCATTAGCCGATCGCGGCGTAAAAAGCCCCAAAGACAGCAGGTAGATACAAGCAAGGTAGCTCAAAGTGCGATCACAATCCCAGAAGAAATTCGCGTGTATGAGTTCGCAGAATCTGCCGGTAGACCGCTTACAGAGGTGATTAAAGTGCTTTTTGGGCTAGGACTTATGGTAACCAAAAATGACTTTTTAGATAAAGATGCCATAGAGATCCTTGCAGAAGAGTTTCAAATCTCTATCTCTATCCAAGCCCAAGAGCAAGAAGTGCAAGAAATAGTGCTTGATGAAAAAGACTTAGCAGAGCGACCACCTGTGGTAACGATTATGGGGCATGTCGATCACGGCAAGACCTCTTTGCTTGATAGGATTCGAGAATCTCGCGTAGCTAGCGGTGAGGCAGGGGGGATCACACAGCATATCGGTGCATATATGGTGGAGAAAAATGGCAAGTTTATTAGCTTTATCGATACGCCCGGGCACGAAGCATTTAGTGAAATGCGTAGCCGTGGGGCGCAGGTTACAGATATTGCTATCATTGTGATTGCCGCAGATGATGGTGTCAAGCAGCAAACGATTGAAGCTCTAAACCACGCCAAAGCGGCGAATGTGCAAATCATCATCGCTATGAATAAAATGGACAAAGAAAGTGCCAATCCCGATAAGCTAAAATCCGAGTGCGCGGAGCTTGGCTTTGTCCCCAATGATTGGGGTGGGGAGTATGAGTTTATCCCTATTTCGGCAAAAAGCGGAGATGGCATTGATGTGCTGCTTGAGACGATTTTGCTCCACGCTGAAGTGCTAGAGCTAAAGGCTTGCCCAAAGACAAGCGCGCAAGGCGTGGTGCTAGAGGGCAGTATGCAAAAGGGCAGGGGACCTGTGGCGACTATCATCATCAAGCAAGGCACGCTCAAAGTAGGTGATCCAATCTATGCTGGCACGGCGTATGGGCGCGTGCGATCTATGGTTGATGATATGGGCAGAGAGGTTAAAGAGCTTACACCTTCAAGTGTAGCATCTATCGCTGGGCTATCTGAAGTGCCAAGTGCTGGGAGTATGCTCTATGTGGTAGAGAGTGATAGTCAAGCAAGGGAGAAAGCCCAGAAGCTAGCTACATATCTACGGCAAAAAGAGTTAAGCAAATCCACGAAGGTCTCTTTTGATGAGCTTAGTGAAATGGTCGCACAAGGACAGCTTAAAAATATCCCGCTTATCATCAAAGCCGATACACAAGGTAGCCTTGAAGCAATCACGCAGAGCTTGCAAAAACTTAGCAATAATGAAGTGAAAGTAAGTGTTGTAGGCTCTGGGGTAGGGGGGATTAGCGAGAGTGATGTGGCTTTAGCTGCTGCTAGTGCCAATAGTATGATCCTAGGCTTTGGGCTGCGACCCACAGGGATTGTCAAAACTAAAGCTAAAGAATCTGGCGTGGAGATCAAAACTTATTCTGTGATTTATGATGTGATCGATGATGTCAAGGCTCTAATCTCTGGGCTTATGTCCCCACTTATCCAAGAAGAAGACACAGGGCAAGCAGAAGTGCGCGATATATTTACCATTGCAAAAGTCGGCACAATCGCTGGGTGTATGGTAACAGATGGCAAGATTTTGCGCGGAGTGAAAATCCGCCTAATCCGCGATGGCGTGGTGATCCACACAGGCAGTGTGGCAAGCTTAAAGCGGTTTAAAGATGATGCCAAAGAAGTCGCTAAGGGCTATGAATGTGGGATTATGCTAGAAAATTACAATGATGTTAGAGTGGGCGATGTGTTTGAGTCTTTTATCGAAGTGCAAAAGGCACAAACAATCTAG
- a CDS encoding DUF448 domain-containing protein — protein MSSTSCYKPTRMCVVCRSRLAQSVLLRFCVRDGLVASGFTYATRCGRSFYVCRSCAVCEKRVLKALSRFSAIKDTPQSLQIIQEMAKYE, from the coding sequence ATGTCTAGCACATCTTGCTATAAGCCTACTCGTATGTGCGTGGTCTGTCGCTCTCGCTTAGCCCAGAGTGTTTTGCTTCGGTTTTGTGTGCGCGATGGGCTTGTGGCTAGCGGCTTTACATACGCGACTAGGTGTGGTAGGAGTTTTTATGTGTGTAGGTCTTGTGCGGTATGTGAAAAGCGAGTGCTAAAAGCCCTTAGCCGATTTAGTGCGATCAAAGATACACCCCAAAGCTTACAAATAATCCAGGAGATGGCAAAGTATGAGTGA
- the ccoG gene encoding cytochrome c oxidase accessory protein CcoG — translation MQTTDSVQNPTHKRGLPYRFRRYAIYVCVAIIALSLPFIQINGNQIFLLSFDHKELHLLGVVFSVQELYLMPFLLIMLFVGIFFMTTLGGRVWCGWGCPQTMFRVIYRDGIETKLLGLRKRIDNKQKKPDFTLFSTKLKKLLAMAIFAVIALLAAANFLWFFVPPSDFFAYVSDPLNHKILLGFWLGIALFLLFDVTLLAENFCVYVCPYARVQSVLYDNDTIMAIYDPKRGGAVYAPDGSKNPLAPKKQNVANECTNCVACVKVCPTHIDIRKGMQLECINCLECVDACTSVMAHYNRPSLVQWSSPNAVSSQSKVRYVRAKTIGYVAVLAVIFSILLVVGSGKESMLLNIDRNTQAYSIRKSGAVDNDYTFLVQNTDSKTHSFTFEILGDDGLQIISPREPVVVKEGNKRKLVVTIRAQNPLDSALEDKDLLQNIKIRAYAVDDESIQVERKTFFVYPSAKELRKER, via the coding sequence ATGCAAACTACTGATTCTGTGCAAAATCCTACGCATAAGCGTGGATTACCCTATCGTTTTAGGCGATATGCGATTTATGTCTGTGTGGCGATCATCGCTTTGTCATTGCCATTTATCCAAATCAATGGCAATCAAATCTTTTTGCTCTCATTTGATCATAAAGAGCTGCATTTACTAGGAGTTGTCTTTAGTGTCCAAGAGCTGTATCTAATGCCATTTTTATTGATAATGCTCTTTGTGGGGATATTTTTTATGACGACATTAGGGGGGCGCGTGTGGTGCGGCTGGGGTTGTCCGCAGACGATGTTCCGTGTGATTTATCGCGATGGGATTGAGACAAAGCTACTAGGCTTACGCAAGCGCATTGACAACAAGCAAAAAAAGCCCGATTTCACGCTCTTTAGCACAAAGCTTAAGAAGCTTTTGGCTATGGCTATATTTGCTGTGATAGCACTGCTTGCAGCGGCGAATTTCTTGTGGTTTTTCGTGCCACCGAGTGATTTTTTTGCCTATGTGAGTGATCCGCTAAATCACAAAATCTTGCTAGGATTCTGGCTGGGGATCGCACTATTTTTGCTCTTTGATGTAACGCTTTTGGCGGAGAATTTTTGTGTTTATGTGTGTCCGTATGCACGCGTGCAAAGTGTGCTTTATGATAATGACACGATTATGGCGATCTATGATCCCAAGCGCGGTGGGGCTGTGTATGCGCCAGATGGGAGCAAAAACCCCTTAGCACCTAAGAAGCAAAATGTTGCCAATGAATGCACAAACTGCGTGGCTTGCGTGAAAGTATGCCCAACGCACATAGACATTAGAAAAGGTATGCAGCTAGAGTGTATCAACTGCCTTGAATGTGTCGATGCCTGCACCTCTGTAATGGCGCATTACAATCGCCCTTCGCTTGTGCAATGGAGCTCGCCAAATGCGGTAAGCTCGCAATCAAAGGTGCGATATGTGAGGGCAAAAACGATCGGCTATGTGGCGGTGCTGGCGGTCATTTTCTCTATCTTGCTCGTTGTAGGAAGTGGCAAGGAGAGTATGCTGCTAAATATCGATAGAAATACCCAAGCCTACTCCATACGCAAGAGCGGTGCAGTGGATAATGACTATACATTTTTGGTGCAAAATACCGACTCTAAGACACATAGCTTTACTTTTGAAATTCTAGGCGATGATGGCTTGCAGATCATCTCGCCGCGTGAGCCAGTGGTAGTCAAAGAGGGCAATAAGCGCAAGCTTGTCGTAACGATTAGGGCGCAAAACCCGCTGGATTCTGCATTGGAGGACAAGGACTTGCTGCAAAATATCAAGATACGCGCCTATGCGGTTGATGATGAGAGTATCCAAGTAGAGCGCAAGACATTTTTTGTTTATCCATCGGCAAAAGAGTTGCGCAAGGAGCGATGA
- a CDS encoding ABC-F family ATP-binding cassette domain-containing protein — protein sequence MLQTINLSMRYATKKLFENVNIKLDSGKRYGLIGANGAGKSTFLKILSGEYEASSGEVVIEKGLKMGVLGQDQYAYEELSLKDAVLLGNKRLYDAIKRKEYLYENGDLSDDKVNAELGELEMICAEEDPMYECEVVIEKILEDLGFESSSHNELMKTLTGGDKFKILLAQVLFPKPDILLLDEPTNNLDLHSIAWLEDNLKRHQGTLVVISHDRHFLNSVCTHILDMDFGSVREFSGNYDDWYIVSTLIAKQQEMERNKKLKEKEELESFIARFSANASKARQATSRQKQLEKLNIESLAVSSRRDPSIVFKPNRPIGNEALECENISKSYGDLCVLNNVSLKILPGDKIAIIGANGVGKSTLCKILVEELKADSGLVKWGATTQRGYFPQNVSEEISGEESLYEWLRGFDKKKESGEIRNALGRMLFSGEEQEKPINALSGGEKHRMVLSKLMLEGGNFLVLDEPTNHLDLESIIALGEALYKFSGNVICVSHDRELIDAYANRIIELKADSSGGGAEIIDFRGSYEEYLESKTF from the coding sequence ATGCTACAAACAATCAATCTTTCAATGCGTTACGCGACAAAAAAGCTCTTTGAAAATGTCAATATCAAGCTAGATTCTGGCAAACGCTACGGGCTTATCGGGGCAAATGGTGCGGGGAAATCGACATTTCTTAAAATCCTAAGCGGAGAGTATGAGGCAAGCAGCGGCGAAGTGGTGATAGAAAAGGGCTTAAAAATGGGCGTTTTAGGGCAGGATCAATATGCTTACGAGGAGCTAAGTCTAAAAGATGCGGTGCTACTAGGCAATAAGCGATTATATGATGCTATAAAACGCAAGGAATATCTCTATGAAAATGGCGATTTAAGCGATGATAAGGTCAATGCCGAGCTAGGTGAGCTAGAGATGATTTGTGCTGAAGAAGACCCGATGTATGAATGCGAAGTGGTGATTGAAAAAATACTAGAAGATTTGGGCTTTGAATCTAGTAGTCATAATGAATTGATGAAAACCCTAACCGGTGGCGATAAGTTTAAGATTTTGCTCGCACAAGTGCTATTCCCAAAGCCTGATATTTTGCTCCTAGATGAGCCGACAAACAACCTTGACTTGCACTCTATCGCGTGGCTTGAAGATAATCTCAAACGCCATCAAGGCACACTTGTAGTCATTAGCCACGATAGACATTTTTTAAACAGCGTCTGCACGCATATTTTAGATATGGATTTTGGCTCTGTGCGGGAGTTTAGCGGGAATTATGATGATTGGTATATTGTCTCAACGCTTATTGCCAAGCAGCAAGAAATGGAGCGAAACAAAAAGCTTAAAGAAAAAGAGGAGCTAGAATCCTTTATCGCGCGTTTTTCTGCTAATGCGAGTAAAGCCCGTCAAGCCACAAGCCGCCAAAAGCAGCTTGAAAAGCTTAATATTGAATCTCTAGCCGTTAGCTCTAGGCGAGATCCTAGCATTGTGTTTAAGCCCAATCGCCCCATTGGCAACGAAGCCCTAGAGTGTGAGAATATCTCAAAAAGCTATGGAGATTTATGTGTGCTAAACAATGTGAGTTTGAAAATTTTGCCCGGGGATAAAATCGCTATCATCGGTGCAAATGGCGTGGGTAAAAGCACTTTGTGTAAGATTCTGGTAGAAGAGTTAAAAGCGGATTCTGGGCTAGTCAAGTGGGGGGCGACCACGCAAAGGGGCTACTTCCCACAAAATGTAAGCGAAGAGATAAGCGGAGAAGAGAGCCTGTATGAATGGCTAAGGGGCTTTGATAAGAAAAAAGAGAGTGGCGAGATACGCAATGCCCTAGGGCGAATGCTCTTTAGCGGTGAAGAGCAAGAAAAGCCCATAAACGCCCTAAGCGGTGGAGAAAAGCACAGAATGGTGCTAAGTAAGCTTATGCTAGAAGGGGGGAATTTCTTGGTGCTTGATGAGCCTACAAACCACCTTGATTTAGAATCTATTATCGCGCTAGGGGAGGCGTTGTATAAATTTAGCGGAAATGTGATTTGTGTCAGCCACGATAGAGAGCTCATTGATGCTTATGCAAATAGAATCATTGAGCTAAAAGCGGATTCTAGCGGTGGTGGAGCAGAAATCATAGACTTCCGCGGCAGTTATGAGGAATATTTAGAGTCTAAGACTTTTTAG
- a CDS encoding thiamine-phosphate kinase has product MDCERLFISALHKSGVLLGVGDDAVLLQDVSRISPRIHFFTPRIKSPKYRHLQGISSSSFARVLGKHKELFVAADGFCEHIHFKREWLSLEEIATKAMLINISDMFAMNALPKYALLSVTLPHLQAKEITQIALALANVARSYNVKLIGGDTMKGENLAFHITMLGVPNGKILGRKGLKAGDLVYCTGRVGQSLYALLWLLRGGKISHSRRFARFIAPCLRDQFIAAIAPFARVGLDVSDGVLRELHTLSALNHLRFSSLTKSRIPAYKSGEEYELLFAIAPRHKHRLLRVAKRTRTPLEFIAKAKRIGSKLPRARIWH; this is encoded by the coding sequence ATGGATTGTGAGAGGCTTTTCATCTCTGCTTTACATAAATCTGGAGTATTGCTTGGGGTGGGAGATGATGCTGTGCTGCTGCAAGATGTAAGCCGTATAAGCCCTAGAATCCACTTTTTTACCCCTAGAATCAAAAGCCCAAAATATAGGCATTTACAAGGAATTTCTAGCAGTAGTTTTGCTAGAGTGCTAGGCAAACATAAAGAGCTTTTTGTTGCTGCTGATGGATTCTGTGAGCATATACACTTTAAGCGCGAGTGGTTGAGCTTAGAAGAGATCGCTACTAAGGCTATGCTTATCAATATTTCTGATATGTTTGCGATGAATGCTCTGCCAAAATACGCGCTTTTGTCCGTTACGCTACCACATTTGCAAGCTAAAGAAATCACCCAAATCGCCCTAGCCCTAGCCAATGTCGCTAGGAGCTATAATGTCAAGCTTATTGGTGGAGATACGATGAAAGGAGAGAATCTAGCCTTTCATATCACGATGCTTGGCGTGCCAAATGGCAAGATTTTAGGGCGCAAGGGGCTAAAAGCTGGGGATTTGGTGTATTGCACAGGGAGGGTTGGGCAGAGTCTTTATGCGCTTTTGTGGCTACTTAGAGGTGGTAAGATCTCGCATTCTAGGCGGTTTGCGCGGTTTATCGCACCTTGTTTGCGTGATCAATTTATCGCGGCTATCGCGCCTTTTGCTAGGGTGGGGCTTGATGTATCTGATGGGGTTTTAAGAGAGCTGCACACGCTTAGTGCGCTAAATCACTTGCGCTTTAGCTCTCTCACAAAATCGCGCATACCAGCATATAAAAGTGGAGAGGAGTATGAGCTGCTCTTTGCCATAGCTCCGCGCCATAAACACAGACTTTTGCGAGTGGCGAAGCGCACGCGCACGCCGCTAGAGTTTATAGCAAAGGCTAAGCGCATAGGTAGCAAGCTTCCTAGGGCTAGAATCTGGCATTGA
- a CDS encoding phosphatidylserine decarboxylase, whose protein sequence is MDTNSLSRLFGKFASCAFPKWFQRIVNRVYVRIFRIDLSDFAPVDFYPTLNALFTRKLERAREVDSSSESIISPSDSLITEQGIVCENLALQIKGMSYPVDEFLGTPKGEVDGFSYVNLYLSPRDYHRYHAPCGMEIVEARYFGGELLPVNFPSLRKNSNLFVRNERVVLVANTPHNTRIYFVAVGALNVGKMIFHFDSRIDTNAKPNARDIYVYDTPISVKKGDELGHFQMGSTIVLIMQDISLESSLEQTVRFGQRIARYGL, encoded by the coding sequence ATGGATACAAACTCTCTCTCTAGGCTTTTTGGTAAGTTTGCTTCGTGCGCGTTTCCTAAGTGGTTTCAGCGTATTGTTAATCGTGTATATGTGCGGATTTTCCGCATTGATTTGAGTGATTTTGCTCCGGTTGATTTCTATCCTACGCTTAATGCACTTTTTACAAGAAAGCTAGAGCGTGCGAGAGAAGTGGATTCTAGTAGTGAGTCTATCATCTCTCCAAGCGATAGCCTTATCACAGAGCAAGGCATAGTTTGTGAGAATCTTGCCCTGCAGATTAAAGGAATGTCCTATCCTGTAGATGAGTTTCTTGGCACGCCAAAAGGTGAGGTAGATGGCTTTAGCTATGTCAATCTCTATCTCTCCCCACGCGATTATCACCGCTATCACGCGCCTTGTGGTATGGAGATCGTGGAGGCTAGATATTTTGGCGGAGAGCTTTTGCCTGTGAATTTCCCATCGTTGCGCAAAAATAGCAATTTATTTGTGCGTAATGAGCGGGTCGTGCTTGTGGCAAACACCCCGCACAACACTAGAATCTACTTCGTGGCTGTGGGTGCGCTTAATGTAGGCAAGATGATATTTCACTTTGATTCTAGGATTGATACTAATGCCAAGCCAAATGCTAGAGATATTTATGTGTATGATACACCCATATCAGTGAAAAAGGGCGATGAGCTTGGGCATTTTCAAATGGGCTCTACAATCGTGCTTATTATGCAAGATATTAGTCTAGAATCATCGCTAGAGCAGACAGTGCGCTTTGGGCAAAGGATCGCGCGCTATGGATTGTGA
- a CDS encoding tetratricopeptide repeat protein: protein MTRIVEKKWSFTSVINAYKGCAFMVLGCVFFSLSALYAADEEGRFTYGLDRDAIAQDGAQYNDSNLPPPSQNPNLADNALNNENIPLDPSDPSFNTNFTPKDADLLPHQYPLSDRLTSPDIPTAQLKAAMDAMKKNDVATAFALFKKSCDGGNPSGCFGLGTMYATGKGVDVNLQKAQRYYEMGCSAGDPTSCTNLAMLYNEKTNASKDDKELAVQFYITACQGGDAIACNNLGFMYANGDGVAKDFFKAIRYYKLACNGGSNLGCYNLGLMSNTKNIYGKNKNALSKADLNYVACNAGDIKGCANLGYMYANGLEGVPLSYAYAAKYFKMACDSADVKSCNNLGVLYQKGLGVTQNTRYALDLYAYTCNAGLQQGCDNYRILKQDLQINPNPTYTLKPKPSKPSSPFYKR, encoded by the coding sequence ATGACAAGGATTGTAGAAAAAAAATGGAGTTTCACTAGTGTTATTAACGCATATAAAGGTTGCGCGTTTATGGTGCTTGGCTGCGTGTTTTTCTCATTATCGGCACTATATGCAGCCGATGAAGAAGGGCGATTTACCTACGGACTTGATAGAGATGCCATAGCCCAAGATGGTGCGCAATACAACGATAGCAATCTCCCCCCACCCTCACAGAATCCAAATCTCGCTGATAATGCCCTAAACAATGAAAATATCCCACTAGATCCAAGCGACCCAAGCTTTAATACCAATTTCACACCAAAAGACGCCGATCTTTTGCCTCATCAATATCCCCTAAGTGATAGGCTTACTTCACCAGATATTCCAACCGCCCAGCTAAAAGCCGCAATGGATGCGATGAAGAAAAATGATGTAGCAACGGCTTTTGCGCTGTTTAAGAAATCTTGTGATGGCGGAAATCCATCTGGCTGCTTTGGACTTGGGACAATGTATGCCACAGGCAAGGGTGTTGATGTCAATCTCCAAAAAGCACAGAGATATTATGAGATGGGTTGCTCTGCTGGTGATCCTACTTCTTGCACCAATCTTGCTATGCTCTATAATGAAAAAACCAATGCAAGCAAAGATGATAAAGAATTAGCAGTGCAATTTTATATAACTGCTTGTCAAGGTGGCGATGCGATTGCTTGTAATAATTTGGGCTTTATGTATGCCAATGGCGATGGGGTCGCTAAAGATTTTTTCAAAGCGATTCGTTATTATAAGCTCGCGTGTAATGGCGGTAGCAATCTAGGCTGCTATAACCTAGGGCTTATGAGTAATACCAAAAATATTTATGGCAAAAACAAAAATGCACTTTCTAAAGCGGATCTAAACTATGTCGCCTGCAATGCTGGGGATATTAAAGGCTGCGCTAATCTTGGATATATGTATGCTAATGGGCTTGAGGGCGTGCCACTAAGCTATGCCTATGCGGCAAAATACTTCAAAATGGCGTGTGATTCTGCTGATGTGAAGAGCTGTAATAATCTAGGTGTGCTATACCAAAAGGGGCTTGGTGTTACGCAAAACACACGCTACGCGCTTGATCTTTATGCCTATACTTGCAATGCGGGATTGCAGCAAGGCTGCGATAATTATCGTATCTTAAAGCAGGATTTACAGATCAATCCAAATCCTACCTATACACTTAAGCCAAAACCATCAAAACCATCATCGCCTTTTTATAAGCGTTAA
- a CDS encoding HU family DNA-binding protein, which yields MNKAEFVDLVKDAGKLPSKKDAEIAVNAFIAAVEKALSKKKSVELVGFGKFEAVMQKGKSGKVPGTNKTYSTKDKYVPKFKPGKSLKDLVAKK from the coding sequence ATGAATAAAGCAGAATTTGTCGATCTTGTAAAAGATGCAGGAAAACTTCCAAGCAAAAAAGATGCAGAAATCGCTGTAAATGCGTTTATCGCAGCAGTAGAGAAAGCGTTGAGTAAGAAAAAAAGTGTTGAGCTTGTCGGCTTTGGTAAATTTGAAGCTGTTATGCAAAAAGGTAAGTCTGGTAAAGTTCCAGGAACCAATAAAACTTATAGCACAAAAGATAAATATGTGCCAAAATTTAAACCAGGCAAAAGCCTAAAAGATCTTGTAGCGAAAAAATAA
- a CDS encoding phosphomannomutase/phosphoglucomutase: MDMSIFREYDIRGIYEENLTKESVFAIGFGLGKRVLQAGETSIAIGYDARTHSPILYEWLKDGILLSGVEVVFMGMIPTPVAYFATFQNQNLKSSIMITGSHNPPQYNGFKITISQKPFYGEQIQQLGREIASSNVAYVPASKAAVEVDMLGQYQAFFIKHFSRLKDFPYEVVFDYGNGVGAIGLEPVLKALNIKHISLFEVPDGTFPNHHPDPSEEKNLRDIKAAMKSRQIPIGIAFDGDADRVALMSENHNYKGDEMAILFAKDMAKHIASPVVIGEVKCSQVMYDEINRIGKAVMYKTGHSNLKTKLKELDAHLAAEMSGHIFFNDRYFGYDDALYAALRALELFLEMTPAQMESFINALPKLYSTDEEKIATTEEKKFGQIAALQKALENPPADFPHIQEIITIDGVRVIFDNGWALVRASNTTPVLVTRFEATSQKDLECYKQQVLRLLDL, encoded by the coding sequence ATGGATATGAGTATATTTCGAGAGTATGACATTCGTGGGATTTATGAAGAAAATCTCACAAAAGAGAGTGTATTTGCCATTGGCTTTGGGCTTGGCAAAAGGGTGCTACAAGCTGGTGAGACAAGTATCGCCATAGGCTATGATGCACGCACGCATTCGCCCATTTTGTATGAGTGGCTAAAAGATGGGATCTTGCTAAGTGGGGTAGAAGTGGTGTTTATGGGTATGATCCCCACGCCTGTGGCGTATTTCGCGACATTTCAAAACCAGAATCTAAAAAGCTCAATAATGATTACAGGTAGTCATAACCCACCGCAATACAATGGCTTTAAAATCACAATCTCTCAAAAGCCTTTCTATGGGGAGCAGATCCAGCAGCTAGGCAGGGAGATTGCTAGTAGTAATGTCGCTTATGTCCCAGCTAGTAAAGCCGCCGTAGAAGTGGATATGCTAGGGCAGTATCAAGCGTTTTTTATCAAGCATTTTAGTAGGCTTAAAGATTTTCCCTATGAAGTGGTGTTTGACTATGGTAATGGTGTGGGTGCAATTGGCTTGGAGCCGGTGCTAAAAGCTCTAAATATCAAGCATATTAGTTTATTTGAAGTCCCAGATGGCACATTCCCCAATCATCATCCAGATCCAAGTGAAGAAAAAAATCTCCGCGATATAAAAGCTGCGATGAAATCACGCCAAATCCCCATAGGCATAGCCTTTGATGGCGATGCTGATAGGGTGGCATTGATGAGTGAGAATCACAACTATAAAGGCGATGAAATGGCGATTTTGTTTGCCAAAGATATGGCAAAGCATATTGCTAGCCCTGTTGTGATAGGCGAGGTGAAATGCTCGCAAGTGATGTATGATGAGATAAACCGCATAGGCAAGGCTGTGATGTATAAAACTGGGCATAGCAATCTAAAGACAAAGCTTAAGGAGCTAGATGCCCACCTAGCGGCTGAAATGAGCGGGCATATATTTTTTAATGATAGGTATTTTGGCTATGATGATGCCTTATATGCGGCTCTTCGGGCATTGGAGCTGTTCCTTGAGATGACTCCAGCGCAAATGGAATCATTCATCAATGCGCTACCTAAGCTCTACTCTACTGATGAAGAAAAAATTGCCACCACAGAAGAGAAAAAGTTTGGACAAATTGCGGCATTGCAGAAAGCTTTGGAGAATCCACCCGCAGACTTTCCACATATCCAAGAGATCATCACTATTGATGGCGTGCGTGTGATATTTGACAATGGCTGGGCTTTGGTGCGCGCGAGCAATACCACGCCTGTGCTGGTAACGCGCTTTGAGGCTACTTCGCAAAAGGATTTGGAGTGCTATAAGCAGCAGGTTTTAAGGCTATTAGATTTGTAG